DNA from Leucobacter aridicollis:
GTGCTCGCCTGGGTCAGCCTCGGCGGGGCCGGTGCCGCGGCGCTCGCGAGCCAGCTTGGGCTCGCGGCCCACCTCGGGGCGTCCGGCGTCGGTGCGGCCGCGACCGCTGCGGCCGCGGGGCACGGTGGAGCCGTCGGTGGCACCGCGAGCGGGGCCGCCGCTGGCGGGACGGCCACGGGTGCCACGTCGGCCGCGTTCGCCTCCGGACTCAGCAGCGTCGTCGGCTCGATCGGGATTCCGGCGGCAGTGGGGGGCGCGAGCCTCCTCGCCGCGGCCGCAGTCGGTGTCGGCGTTGCCGCATTCGCGCTCCCGAGCGTCCTCCAGCCGGCCCCGGAGCCGGTGCCGCAGTCGGAGGTCGGCACAGTCAGTACGGTCGCCGACGCCGGTCGTCCCGACGTCACCGCAGGTTCCACGGCCTCCGGCTCGAAGCCCGCGCCCGCCGCCGAGGCTGCTGCGAACCCCGGGACGTCACTCACCGTCATACCGCCGGCCGAGGCAGAGCCCGGCGTGCCGGGCGAAGCACTCCCCGAGGTCGTTGAAGAACCGGGGAGCTCGCCGGTCTCGCCCCCAGCGCCTGGGCCCGCCGAACCTACACCGGCGGTGCCGCCGGTCACGAAGCCGCCGGTTACGGTTCCGCCAGAGGTGGATCCGCCGAAGGTCGACCCGCCCGAGGTCGACCCGCCAGAGGTCGACCCACCGGAAGTCGATCCGCCCGAGGTCGACCCACCCGAGGTCGATCCACCAGAGGTCGACCCGCCAGAGGTCGACCCACCAGAGGTCGACCCACCAGAGGTCGACCCACCGGAAGTCGATCCACCCGAGGTCGACCCGCCCGGCACCGAGTGCCCGACGTCGTGGTGGCACCCGTGCAACTGGCCCCCAATTACCTGGCCGCCACACGCGAAACCGGGGATCGACGTCTCGGCGTTGCCCGCCGAGACGCACGGGGCAGTCGAAGCCGGCTGAGCCCGCCCGACGGCGCCGCTCAACGCACAACGCCCCTCCTGTCAGCCGACAGGAGGGGCGTTGTGTAGTTGCGGGTGGCCGCAGTTAAACAGTCACACCGGTGCGGATCGCGGCCTTAACCTCGGCGATCGCCTTGGTGACCTGGATCCCCCGCGGGCACGCCTCCGAGCAATTGAAGGTGGTGCG
Protein-coding regions in this window:
- a CDS encoding sigma-70 family RNA polymerase sigma factor, producing the protein MRKEALRQRDAMSDEELLGVCRAGDAEAFAALWERHRRAGLTAARSIAPTLDSEDLVSDSYLRIFELVRAGRGPTGAFRPYLYQVIRSAAADRFRSGEQASVELPDIPDLHEAAPWEDNAFDLNAVSEAFATLGPRWQAVLWYTDVEGMPPREAAKLLGLSANSTSVLAGRARDALKSAWVEAHVNREIADGACRFTLEHLQRFQRDKLTAKLTRQVEAHLEECESCRRAAAEYSTLNRQLGLVLAWVSLGGAGAAALASQLGLAAHLGASGVGAAATAAAAGHGGAVGGTASGAAAGGTATGATSAAFASGLSSVVGSIGIPAAVGGASLLAAAAVGVGVAAFALPSVLQPAPEPVPQSEVGTVSTVADAGRPDVTAGSTASGSKPAPAAEAAANPGTSLTVIPPAEAEPGVPGEALPEVVEEPGSSPVSPPAPGPAEPTPAVPPVTKPPVTVPPEVDPPKVDPPEVDPPEVDPPEVDPPEVDPPEVDPPEVDPPEVDPPEVDPPEVDPPEVDPPEVDPPGTECPTSWWHPCNWPPITWPPHAKPGIDVSALPAETHGAVEAG